The genomic segment ATTAACATGTCATCACCTTTAATTTGATATGTTGAACGTCACCTGATGAATCTCACATTAATATTTCTGGTCTCAAAACATAAACGCTGCACATACAATTCAAATATCATAAAGTCTCACGTCCTGCAGTCAGCTATTTTATATGACTTCATGTGTTTCATGTGAACACCTTCCTCATGATTTACTGTCAGCAGGAAAACTAATAACTGACAGGTTATTACAAACATTTCCTTGTCATGTTGATTAAAACAGGTCACATTCTGTTTCTCTAGAACATATTTGCTGCTGCAGAAATCAAACATTGTtgtcataaatgtattaaagttaAATAATTATAAAGATGAATATCTGATGTTGTCTACAATATGAAAGTGTGCGGTTGTTTGCACAGTTTTTCTGCCGTGAATGAACTTGAATCAGTTGGCGTCTGAGGGAATCTTGTCTATTCTTAGTCCTGCTGTCTAAATATTTACCCAGCAGCCTTTGTTCCTACTGTAAACCGATCTGTGATCTGCTGCTCAGAACGTCTGTTCACTGTCACCTGTCAACCTCGGTGGCCTCCCAACGTCTCTCTGATCCTGTGATGTTGTACAGATTTCACCTGTCAGAGTGCTGATGGACCGCTGCGACCCCGAGGGGAGAACAGGACTGATGGGAGTAGTTAATCTACTAACACAGAGCCACTCGTCACACTTTCATTATGGTTTTCTTTTGGTCCAGCACAGTGAAACATTAAATTTAAACAGCGATTGTATTAAATGGTTTGGTTTAACTGgatgaataaatgataaaactGACAAATAAGAAACTATTTTACAAAGCGTTGAGGATGAGTAGAGTTGTCTCAGACTGgtgaatgaagctgctctgtagtctagTGGTACAGCAGCGGATGAGTCTGTATCTGTCGTCAGGTGCAGCGGATGAGTCTGTATCTGTCGTCAGGAGCAGcggatgcttctgtatctgtccTCAGGTGCAGcggatgcttctgtatctgtcgtcaggtgcagcaaatgcttctgtatctgtcgtCAGGTGCAGCGGATGCGTCTGTATCTGTCGTCAGGTGCAGcggatgcttctgtatctgtcgtCAGGTGCAGCGGATTCTTCTTTATCTGTCGTCAGGTGCAGCagatgcttctgtatctgtcgtcaggtgcagcggatgcttctgtatctgtcgtcaggtgcagcagatgcttctgtatctgtcgtcaggtgcagcggatgcttctgtatctgtcgtcaggtgcagcagatgcttctgtatctgtcgtcaggtgcagcggatgcttctgtatctgtcgtcaggtgcagcagatgcttctgtatctgtcgtcaggtgcagcggatgcttctgtatctgtcgtcaggtgcagcagatgcttctgtatctgtcgtcaggtgcagcggatgcttctgtatctgtcgtCAGGTACAGCAGcggatgcttctgtatctgtcgtcaggtgcagcggatgcttctgtatctgtcgtcaggtgcagtggatgcttctgtatctgtcgtcaggtgcagcggatgcttctgtatctgtcgtcaggtgcagcagatgcttctgtatctgtcgtcaggtgcagcggatgcttctgtatctgtcgtcaggtgcagcagatgcttctgtatctgtcgtcaggtgcagcggatgcttctgtatctgtcgtcaggtgcagcagatgcttctgtatctgtcgtcaggtgcagcggatgcttctgtatctgtcgtCAGGTACAGCAGcggatgcttctgtatctgtcgtcaggtacagcagcagatgcttctgtatctgtcgtcaggtgcagcggatgcttctgtatctgtcgtcaggtgcagcggatgcttctgtatctgttgctttTATGTTCCATGACAGTTAATGATGTATCCAGTCAGGATTATATCCGTTGCTGCTCAGTGAAAGCTGAAGTTTCTGTAGGTGTTTGAAccttttttgtgcttttatgaCCAGGATGGAGATGTGTGGTGACGTGAGCTGCTTTCAGTGATGTTGATGTAACAAACAAAGCATGCTTGGATTCATGGGAAGTTACATCTTTGAATATTTGCCTCCacacagtcagtgcgtttacatgcacagctgagtcggattacagccatagttcgactatgctactcaatcagacaactgcaattatccgagtatatgATGATAAGAACCTGGGTATACGAGCCTACAGTGATGCAAATTGGGCTGGTGATGTAAATGATCGATGTAGTACTACTGGGTATTGTGTAACCCTAACCCAGGCACTGGCACTTTAGTGTCATGGAAGGCCAAAAAGCAGCCCACTGTAGCACTGTCAACTTGAGGCAGAGTATATTGCTCTGGCTGCAACCATCCAAGAGTGTCTGTACCTCACACAACTTTTAGATGGCATTGATAAACATGTGTATGTGCTGCCTATAGTGTATGAGGATAACCAAGGCACAATTGCTTTAGCTAAGAATCCTGTCAGTAGGCAGAGATGTAAACATGTGGACATAAAGTACCACTTCATACGGTCCACTGTGACCGATGGGAAGGTATTATTGGAATATTGTCCAACTGACCAGATGGTGGCAGATCTAACAAATTGTCTTGGGGCTGCTATGATTGTCACTGAGTTGTCTTGGCCTTTTAAGTTTAAATTTGTATGTACTTTTTAactgtgtattgttttgttgttaaagcACTTTGTGACCCTGGTCTGTGAAAggcgctgtacaaataaagcttacttacttacttacttactaaaTTCATGTTTGGGGATAACTGAAAGAAAACCCTGGAAAAGGATATTTTCTGActgtatgtaaatataatgtgttttttttttgtaaaaatgtgagAGCAAGTGGGGGTGTTGAATGGTGCTCTGAATTTTTGATTGTTTATTTGATGATGGGCAAAATATAATTTGTGCTTTAATTTAAGCCACCTTCGTGTGGGCGTGTTTGATAAAAAGGCGCTACTGCACGCAGCTGAGCTGAGTTGTAGTGCGAGTGCCACGAGAAGCAACGCTCTGTTGCGCTCTCGTctactttttttcttccaagtTCCTTGCTAAATATCGGGTTCGCAACAGGTAGCCGCTGTGACCTGCCGCTCTGCTAACatcatatatggtgtacatgataattacacaaactagatgcacaatggcgctctttcttgcgatgatttcggaggaaagacgccaccgcctccgccgtccgtctactccCGGCTCACGGtcccggggaaaaaatctcaCACCTGCGCaaaacgcaaaatccgatccgatccgctggaacaTACACATgtaggagtaatgcgactatcaatcgaataatctaggtgctTTAAtgcgactatgagaaatccgatccggtctgatttcagtcagactaaggtgtatagatgcatcttaaagatctgattatagtcagactaacacagtaatttggttttcttgagtgtcatgtaaacacactgaatgagacagaagaagacaaaaaaaacagactgcagAGCTGATAACTTCCTTTCCCTCTCTCAGGATAAAATCAACTTGCAGAATGAGacatcctcatcatcattaaCTGTGCTGATGGTCACACACATGATGACTAATGTTCTTCATCAGAGTGAATGCTGACTGTTGATTGGCTGCGAAGGGTGTGGATGTTTCCTGtgagcagcaaatgtttgatcaataaCTCCATCAATCAACCAATCATCAGGAGAGTCCACACCCTcagacagctggagacagaaCGTAGATCCACACCCAAGTTCAAGTCAAGTTGTCCTGCTCAGTCTCCAGACCGAAACACACAGTTttatgaggaggaggaggaggaacagaagatggaggaggaggagcagaagaaggaggagaaggaggaagaagaactgTACCTTTCTCTTGGAGCGCTCAGACTTTTTGGAAATGTTCTTCATCTTTTTATGCAGATGAAATAAAACCTgagggaaaacaaacagtgacagagaaTCAATATTTATGATCAGCAAGTGATCAATATTGAGCTCATCTCTAAACAGGAAGTCTGTCCGTACAAACTGTTTGAATCCAACTGAACTGAACAGttagagacaaacagacaggaagtgtgtctGCACATTAAGAGCAAAGACTCACAGCTGATTGCAGACAAACTATTCTGAATcaaatgattaataaataataggGCTTGGACTTTATCGCGTTGATtgcgattaattaattacagaaaaaataacGCGACAAAAGATAAACGCATTTAATCGCAATTTATTTTTGCACTCCAAACAGCGCggaacggtgtttgggtggaCTACCGGGCGGAAACCTGCATAAAAGCACagttgtgtgcaaattatgcaagaaaGAATTTTGCCTATCACCGGAGCACTTTCAGCCTCCGCTACCACTTCAATGCCAGACATGTTGCAGCTAGCACAGACAACGCTCCTAGTTCGAGCAGCTAGTGTCATCAACATCAGTAAGTCCACGACTGACACATTAACAAACGCACTGGCGAAGCAGATTGCAGTGGACTGTCGGCCAGTCTcggtgatgaaaataaacactcTGTCTATTCATTAATTCAGTCATATACAAAAATCCATTcaaattgaaaaatgttgctcCTCGTGTCAAGTATTGATATGCGATTAATTTAGATTAATTAACTACAAAGCCTCtaaataaattagattttttttttaattgagtcCCACCACTAATAAATAATATCATATATTTGTTAACAGCGTCAGTGCAGATTAATAATCTGTACATGCTCCGTCTGTTAGTCATCAGCAGCCTCTGAACAGATGTGAGAACTTCACTGACAGCAGAAGAACAAAAACTCTACTGAGTGTTTCAGCTCAATCCGTCGATCAAGAACATAAACGACCTGAATCACCTGTTAGACACCATCGAGTCCACACCTGCTTTATCAAAATCAGTCAGGAAGAATCCTGCTGAAACTAAACACTGAATACTGAATAATCAAACAACTGATGTCTGGTGGTTCTTGAATGATTAATATATACTACATTTATAATCAATTTAATGTCAAATACTAGATCTGAAAAGAATGTCTTAATTTGCGACATTATCTGTGTGTTTTAGAGCTGAAACGATTGATCagtgaatacattttttcttaaatgaaaatgattcAGGAACTATTTTACTGATCAGTGAAGTGGTTCCAGCTGTTAACTGTCTGATGTGTCAGTGAACTGAAGCTCCTTTCTAACACATACATCTTCCATAAGAactgaaattaatgaattattatcattaactaATTAACAGGTCAACTTTGGTTGTCCACATGAAAGAAGTCTCTGAACCAGTTCAGTTCTTTTCTGACCATTTGTCTCATGTTCAGTAAAGACTGTTGCCATGGAAATGAGTTGAGCAGATCAATTAATGTACAAATATTTGTCATTAAACTTTTGTAAGGATATTTAGATGATTTCCACTCTGCGACTCTTCAACCACTTCATGTTGTATTCTGAAAACTCCCAGCAGCACTTTGTCACTCTGTCGCCGGAGTGACCCAGTTCGCTCTTACACGCCTgacttacttttattttattttgaaacttcCCCCGGGTGTTCAGCCCGTGTCCTCTCCGCGCGCTTGGCGCCGGTTTTACGCACAGTTTTATGAGCATCAGGACTTCGTGCGCGCACTTTGGCCCCTGTGTCGTGATTAATCATGTTTTACAGCAGCGGCAGTCAAACATTATCCTGTTAAATGAGCTCTTTTTTGAACTGACCCTGGTGTAGCAAcagctgatgagcagcagcggcagcaggtAGCCGAGTACCAGGACCGTCACCCTGTAGGCGCTTTTGGAGGCTCGGGACCACTGCTCCCAGCAGAAGGTGCTGTTGGGGGCGCTGGGGTGGCTGGTGAGGACCTGGTGCTGGGCCACCGGGACCGAACACAGCAGGGACAGTGTCCAGATGACGCACACCCCGGCCAGCGCGTTCCTGCGGCTCCGGACGCACGGAGCCTTCTGGGAGCGCACCACGGCGATGTAGCGGTCCACTGACATGGCCACGAGGGTGAAGATGCTGACCAGCATGCTGACGGTGGAGAAGAAGTGTCCAAACTTACACAGGAAGGCTCCGAACACCCACTGCGGCAGCGAGTAGATGGTGGCGTGGAACGGGAcgcagaagaggaggaagaggaggtccgCCGCGCTCAGGTTCAGGATGAAGATGTTAGTCGGGCTGCCGGGGCgcctcacccctcctcccccaccgcCCCCACTCACTCTCCCTCCGCCACTGTACCTCACCCTCCcgatcaccaccatcaccacagagttccccaccacccccaccacGAAGATCAGCCCGAACACCACTGGCACGACCACCGCCTCCGGCCCGGACCCGTAACCCTCCGCCGCCTTCTCGGACCGGTTGGTCTCCCGGAGGTCAGTCCAGGCAGACGACTCGTTTCCCGGCTGCAGCATATTGGAGCTCTGCGTGTGGAGCTGGGGGTCAGAGCAGGCGGAGGAGCAGAGGACACACTGGCTCAAAGACCAGGTCCATGATCCGGATCAAACAGTCCACAGACTGCTGGAGACACGGCAAGTTAACGGAAACATGACGCACAGC from the Sparus aurata chromosome 4, fSpaAur1.1, whole genome shotgun sequence genome contains:
- the galr1b gene encoding galanin receptor type 1b; this translates as MLQPGNESSAWTDLRETNRSEKAAEGYGSGPEAVVVPVVFGLIFVVGVVGNSVVMVVIGRVRYSGGGRVSGGGGGGGVRRPGSPTNIFILNLSAADLLFLLFCVPFHATIYSLPQWVFGAFLCKFGHFFSTVSMLVSIFTLVAMSVDRYIAVVRSQKAPCVRSRRNALAGVCVIWTLSLLCSVPVAQHQVLTSHPSAPNSTFCWEQWSRASKSAYRVTVLVLGYLLPLLLISCCYTRVLFHLHKKMKNISKKSERSKRKTAQTVLLLVAAFTICWMPHHIIAMWVEFGTFPLNDASFAFRIVAHCLSYGNSCVNPVLYAFLSENFRKACHQVFTCDFLYRPPPNSKVVRFRMENFSTTHSTIAI